From Manihot esculenta cultivar AM560-2 chromosome 18, M.esculenta_v8, whole genome shotgun sequence:
ATCATATAACGTACCAACAATTGACGTTGCAGCATCCTCTTCTGGCGGCGGCACATCATCCGCCACGCGCTTCACTCTCCCAGCAATCACGCGACACACTAGCATAGCCCTTTGTCCATCTGTACAGCCGATGAGGGAGTCATGGGCCACACCGCTGCTCGCCGTGGTGCGCACCCCTTTGCACTCCTTGCCTTGGAACCCATGCCTGATGATGGTGCACACACCACAATCCGGGATTGAACTGCACAAGTTGGACGAGCCGCGAGCGCCCAGAGCACATGTTAGACTCGTGCAGTGGAATCGCAGTAACTCGTTCCCATCAGCTGCACACCTGGGATTCTTTTTAGTGTTGTTCAATGCACGCGTCTTCACTACGTCTCTGCAATCCTCGAACCGTTGGATCGTGCGCTGAGTGTTGTGGACTTTTAATATCCGTTCGATcttacagatggagttatctttCTTGAGCCAGCTTGATTTGAAGATGATCTCGACAATATTTCTACCGgaatcctctgggcccagctcTGAGACTGCACAAAGTAGaagctaaaattttatatttttttatttttataaaaagatttttaaaatggtTCATTTATGGAAATATTTACACATTTACTTGTCGGTAGGGTCGAGTGCCCTGTCAATATTAAAGTTACGGACTATGAGAGTACACCAAAACGCCACGTGGTGCCATTAATTTTTTGTCATCGGAGGACAGCTGTAAGACGGTTTTAAATAAATGGTCCCTAGCGTTGTAAATAGTGTATACATTTACTTGGTTAATAAGTTAATGTACTATATGACATTAAGATAATACACAAAGGAGTATtaagttattattaatttaaacattaaatacgtaaattaaattatagagtTTTCGTATAAAAAGAATTTCTTGAATTTGATGTGTCTTAAGGGGCCGGGGAAGACAAAAGCTGGGGTTGAGTACCGTTCTAAAGCAAAAATTACTCAAAAGTAAAAGTGACTTTTGTCTGAGCTTAAGCCAAAAGGGCAtgtttttgttttaaatttcaaataaaggaTCTAACTTTCTATACTTGCATGAATTGTTGGACCCTGATATATACCTGAGCATGTATTTTGATAATTGATCATATAAAATCGGAAAAACAAGAGCTGACTTTTCAGTATTGATCcgattttgagttttgagttgaggtaaatgaataaaaaagaagaaaaaaatactGTTGACAACGGTatcttgatatatatatatatatatatatatatagctttAGTGGACTCTAACTCAACTGTATTGTAAAAACTGCACGAATCGCAGgaagaataaaattataatgaaagAAGTTAGATTTATACCAGCATGGCGAACTTTTTGATGAAGCTCCAAGCTTTCAGCTTTGGGGAAGACCTCTCCACACTGGGAGCAGGCGCATATTGTAGTCCTTGGAGATGGGTACCTGAATTTTTAGCTCTaattttattctccattttcTATCTATCTTCCTGATCATTTGTTAAAAGCCTAACTGGGAGAAAAGTCTATATGAAAGAAAGAGTGatacaattataaaaatacctGCTCGGGTCAACGATCATGTGACATTCATAACAACCATAAAGCTTCCTGAATTGCATGCCTTTTGAAGATGAGGTATAGGTTGCGCCAGGTTTGGATCTCCCTGAACTCGCCAGTGACCTAGTAGATGACCCACTAACAGCTTTTCGACTCAACAGCCCAGTTTCTTGACCCACTGTGCTACTCTCGGGTGAATTATCAGCTCTGTGAACAACCCTTGTGTTTCCATGAACAACGTCTCTGAAACTGCATATAGAGCTGCAGGAAGAACCCAGCTTTGAGTATCCATTATGGTTCTTTGATGGATCATGTACGCTTGATCCTTCGATCTGCTTACATGTGAGCAAGTTCTTGATTTGGTCCCACGATGATGGCtttttttgcttttgcttttgcaGCTTGCGGTTGCGTTTGGAAGGTTGTTTTCCCTGCTCTGAGTGGTCTGGTAAGAAAGTGAGAGGAGCCATGAAAAGCAAAATCAAGAAGATAAAGCTCTCTCTCTTGGAGAGGGAGAGAAAGACAGAGACAGAGAGCTTTTGAAAGAATAAGAGTTTTGTGCAATAAGTGAAGGATCCAAGATGGGTATAAGGAGAGAAAGAGTAGTGTGTATTGTGGTGGGTCTATTTGTTTAttattgtatttaattatgTTACTCAACTTTTGGCATTAAATCTTTGTGTTTGCTTTTGTTGGTGTACTGGGGAGTGTAACTTCACATAACCAATCTTTGCACTTGATGGCTTTGACCTTCTCGGGACTGGGTCAAATGAACCATAGGGCTCGCAATGTGGTCAAGGATTATGACCATTTCAGTGCTGTAACCCACTGGTGCGGCGGCTAACGTTGTTAACTGACAAAGTTGTGTAAAATAATAGAGTCGTAAAAATACTATTAATCTAAATATGGTTGTAAGAAGTTAATTGAGATTTTATACTTAACTTTGCTAATATTAATGCTGAATCGAATATTAGCATAAAAGTATAGAATTCAAAGGGATAGTGCATGCCGAATGGTGTGGACATTATGGTTATTTAGATTAGAGAGATGTAATAATATAGGCAAGTGGGGGTGTCATGATTCCAAAAGGAAGCAAAAGGAAAAGCGAATgagccaaacatacatcacataaaacaaagAGAAAGAATGGCAATTCTTACCCCAATTTTTGCTTCTTTTCATGTCTCTCGCTTTCCATTCTGGGAATAGGTCATCCTAATCTCACATGGATtcagattaaaatttaaaaatccaatttttaaaaatataaacgtCAATATAAGACTTGGAATATATACATGATTTCATTTATGATTTACTATCTTTTTAAAATTCCGAAATCAtcctaattttattttagacaCACAAGAGGCATAGCATTTTATATTAAATGCAAATGTTAATGGCTGGCAAGATGTGAATGTCTTTCGATTTAGAAGCTTGATGAGATATCTGCCCATACAGAAACAGTGAGATCGTTGGGCTGGTACATGGTCCAGCGGTGCAATTCTTAAGACAGCACATGCATCTTCATTCGTAAACTAAcccaataataataaatagaaaCCCTAAACAAAAGGCATCTTCTAGGCAGAGAGTGGTTAGAACTTGAGAAGTCAGAGCCATTCGCTACAAGATAGATAATAAGAGACTGTCGTC
This genomic window contains:
- the LOC110606339 gene encoding uncharacterized protein LOC110606339, whose amino-acid sequence is MAPLTFLPDHSEQGKQPSKRNRKLQKQKQKKPSSWDQIKNLLTCKQIEGSSVHDPSKNHNGYSKLGSSCSSICSFRDVVHGNTRVVHRADNSPESSTVGQETGLLSRKAVSGSSTRSLASSGRSKPGATYTSSSKGMQFRKLYGCYECHMIVDPSRYPSPRTTICACSQCGEVFPKAESLELHQKVRHAVSELGPEDSGRNIVEIIFKSSWLKKDNSICKIERILKVHNTQRTIQRFEDCRDVVKTRALNNTKKNPRCAADGNELLRFHCTSLTCALGARGSSNLCSSIPDCGVCTIIRHGFQGKECKGVRTTASSGVAHDSLIGCTDGQRAMLVCRVIAGRVKRVADDVPPPEEDAATSIVGTLYDSVAGCIGIYSNLEELFVFNPRAILPCFVVIYRVVEC